A stretch of the Lolium perenne isolate Kyuss_39 chromosome 3, Kyuss_2.0, whole genome shotgun sequence genome encodes the following:
- the LOC139838230 gene encoding uncharacterized protein, which produces MDSDDEMMVQLFTEEQNAQAPFFVVPRRGGSKPGKRRNINMHREAGAMLLDADYFNDDTTHSPKEFRHRFRMNKDLFLKIVHGVREYTTYFMAKKDCTGELPFCLAGDLQGPYWINNDTNMLQRSSVFARLAKRQAPAVNFEMWEVMNAYVIIHNMIIESERDTPVQDDHPFDYQGPLAEVEYVPQEFVAFLHMHNEIRDVGAHAQLKADLAAHLWAKRGAANNA; this is translated from the exons atggacagcgacgatgagatgatGGTGCAGTTGTTCACGGAGGAGCAGAACGCTCAGGCT CCTTTCTTCGTCGTGCCTCGGCGTGGTGGCTCCAAGCCaggcaagaggaggaacatcaacATGCACCGTGAAGCCGGCGCAATGCTGCTTGACGCCGACTACTTCAACGACGACACGACTCATTCACCGAAGGAATTTCGGCAccggtttaggatgaacaaggacCTATTCTTGAAGATTGTCCACGGCGTCAGGGAGTACACCACGTACTTCATGGCCAAGAAAGATTGCACAGGTGAATTGCCCTTTTGCTTGGCAGGGGATCTACAAGGGCCATACTG GATAAACAATGATACCAACATGCTGCAGCGCTCTTCGGTGTTTGCCAGGCTAGCTAAGAGACAAGCTCCtgccgtgaactttgag atgtgggaggtgatgaacgcctATGTAATCatccacaacatgatcattgagagtgAGCGCGACACACCTGTGCaagatgatcatccatttgattatcaagggcCACTAGCTGAGGTAGAGTATGTGCCCCAAGAATTTGTTGCTTTTCTTCATATGcacaatgaaattcgagatgTAGGTGCCCATGCACAGCTGAAGGCGGATCTAGCTGCGCATTTGTGGGCAAAGAGAGGAGCagccaacaatgcatga